A DNA window from Streptomyces bacillaris contains the following coding sequences:
- a CDS encoding ArsR/SmtB family transcription factor, with protein MTEDRGEGAVLDPATADFLKALASETRQRVMFQFAGGAELMVGEVAERCGLKASTASEHLSLLRRGGLVVARKEGRQVFYRADGAAMAERLSDLQAYLAVCCPPGTVC; from the coding sequence TTGACGGAGGACAGGGGTGAGGGGGCCGTGCTCGATCCGGCGACGGCCGACTTCCTCAAGGCGCTGGCGAGCGAGACCCGCCAGCGGGTGATGTTCCAGTTCGCCGGTGGTGCCGAGCTGATGGTCGGCGAGGTCGCAGAACGGTGCGGACTGAAGGCGTCGACCGCCTCGGAGCACCTGAGCCTGCTGCGCCGGGGAGGGCTGGTCGTCGCCCGCAAGGAGGGCAGGCAGGTGTTCTATCGCGCCGACGGCGCGGCCATGGCCGAGCGGCTCTCCGACCTTCAGGCGTACCTGGCGGTCTGCTGCCCGCCCGGAACCGTCTGCTGA
- a CDS encoding flavin-containing monooxygenase, producing MEHADLIVIGAGQSGLATAALAPRHGFARVLVLESAEEPGGAWPRYYDSLTLFSPARYSSLPGMRFPGDPDRYPRRDEVVDYLRAYAERLPASIRTSTVVASAIRQDSVWRVRSEDGREFTAPAVIAATGDYGTPFSPDIQGHPGFGGRVLHAADYRSPGAFAGQRVIVVGGGNSAIQIAAELGPVADTTLATRRPVGWTPQKPLGRDLHWWLKYSRVDIAPIRRLLAKVPVSVIDDGHYRAALDGHGVDRRDMFSRFTTGGVLWADGSKEDVDAVVFATGYRPVFSYLTGSGALDAAGAPVHRGGLSTTVKGLGFVGMDFQRSFSSKTLRGVGRDATWLLHRLPAPRR from the coding sequence ATGGAGCACGCTGATCTCATCGTCATCGGTGCCGGACAGTCCGGTCTCGCCACAGCCGCCCTCGCCCCGCGCCACGGCTTCGCCCGGGTGCTGGTCCTGGAGAGCGCCGAGGAGCCGGGCGGGGCCTGGCCGCGCTACTACGACAGCCTCACCCTCTTCTCCCCTGCCCGGTACTCCTCCCTGCCCGGAATGCGGTTCCCCGGCGACCCGGACCGCTACCCGCGCCGCGACGAAGTCGTGGACTACCTGCGCGCCTACGCCGAGCGCCTGCCCGCCTCGATCCGCACCTCGACGGTCGTCGCCTCCGCTATCCGCCAGGACAGCGTGTGGAGGGTGCGGTCCGAGGACGGACGGGAGTTCACCGCCCCTGCGGTGATCGCCGCGACCGGCGACTACGGCACACCGTTCTCCCCCGATATCCAGGGACACCCGGGGTTCGGCGGCCGTGTCCTGCACGCCGCCGACTACCGCAGCCCCGGCGCGTTCGCCGGGCAGCGGGTGATCGTGGTCGGCGGAGGAAACTCCGCGATCCAGATCGCCGCCGAACTCGGCCCGGTCGCCGACACCACCCTCGCCACCCGCCGCCCGGTCGGCTGGACTCCCCAGAAGCCGCTGGGCCGGGATCTGCACTGGTGGCTCAAGTACTCCCGGGTCGACATCGCACCGATCCGCCGTCTGCTCGCGAAGGTCCCCGTGTCCGTGATCGACGACGGGCACTACCGCGCCGCACTCGACGGGCACGGCGTCGACCGCCGCGACATGTTCAGCCGGTTCACCACCGGCGGTGTCCTGTGGGCCGACGGGTCCAAGGAGGACGTCGACGCGGTCGTCTTCGCCACCGGCTACCGCCCCGTGTTCAGCTACCTGACTGGCTCGGGAGCCCTGGACGCGGCGGGAGCGCCCGTTCACCGCGGCGGCTTGTCCACCACGGTGAAGGGGTTGGGCTTCGTCGGCATGGACTTCCAGCGGAGCTTCTCGTCGAAGACGCTGCGTGGAGTGGGGCGTGACGCCACCTGGCTCCTTCACCGCCTGCCAGCGCCGCGCCGCTGA
- a CDS encoding ArsR/SmtB family transcription factor — MSNSEVAESPVPDPEAVVPCCPPLTAGELSAPDAERMAAMFKALSDPVRLRLFSKVASHPGGEACVCDIQDVGVSQPTVSHHLKKLRAAGLLTSERRGTWVYYQVAPSVVAAMSAMLDLRPAARR, encoded by the coding sequence ATGTCGAATTCTGAGGTTGCCGAGTCGCCGGTGCCGGACCCGGAAGCGGTGGTGCCGTGCTGCCCGCCCCTCACCGCCGGGGAGCTGTCCGCCCCGGACGCGGAGCGGATGGCCGCGATGTTCAAGGCGCTCTCCGACCCGGTGCGGCTGCGCCTGTTCTCCAAAGTCGCCTCGCATCCGGGGGGAGAGGCATGCGTCTGCGACATCCAGGACGTCGGCGTCTCCCAGCCGACCGTCTCCCACCACCTGAAAAAGCTCCGCGCGGCAGGGCTCCTGACTTCGGAGCGGCGCGGAACGTGGGTCTACTACCAGGTCGCACCCTCCGTCGTGGCCGCCATGTCCGCCATGCTCGACCTCCGCCCGGCCGCCCGCAGATGA